A window from bacterium encodes these proteins:
- the acpS gene encoding holo-ACP synthase translates to MIRGIGIDIIEVDRIRRATVRWGDVFLSRVFTPRERGYAGASRSAAERLAGRFAAKEAVMKALGLGLRRMAWREIEIEGDPLGRPVVRLSGGAAEAAARLGVQAWFVSISHTRDLAVAHAVAE, encoded by the coding sequence ATGATTCGCGGCATCGGCATCGACATCATCGAGGTGGACCGCATCCGGCGCGCCACCGTCCGGTGGGGTGATGTGTTTCTCTCCCGGGTCTTCACGCCGCGCGAGCGCGGGTACGCTGGCGCGTCGCGCTCCGCCGCGGAACGTCTGGCCGGACGGTTCGCGGCGAAAGAGGCGGTGATGAAGGCCCTCGGGCTCGGCTTGCGCCGCATGGCGTGGCGCGAAATCGAGATCGAAGGCGATCCCCTCGGACGCCCCGTGGTCCGGCTGTCGGGTGGAGCGGCCGAGGCCGCGGCCCGGCTCGGGGTCCAGGCGTGGTTCGTGTCGATTTCCCACACGCGAGACCTGGCCGTCGCGCACGCCGTAGCGGAGTGA
- a CDS encoding Trm112 family protein: MPRQGAVPMIDQELLDILACPVCKTPVRQEGDRLVCVQCGRRYPIRDGIPVMLIDEAEPRPA; the protein is encoded by the coding sequence ATGCCGCGTCAAGGAGCCGTGCCGATGATCGACCAGGAACTGCTCGACATTCTCGCGTGTCCGGTCTGCAAGACGCCGGTGCGACAGGAGGGCGACCGGCTCGTCTGCGTACAGTGCGGGCGCCGCTATCCGATCCGGGACGGCATCCCGGTCATGCTCATCGACGAGGCGGAGCCGCGCCCGGCCTAG
- a CDS encoding NAD-dependent epimerase/dehydratase family protein — protein MKILVTGGAGFIGSHVAETYRAAGHDVAVVDIVTGLDRTPPGIRCHRVDIARPELDAVFAGEHPDAVSHHAAQANVRRSLADPAADAATNVLGTLRVLEASVRHGVRQVVFSSTAGALYGDPRRLPVREDDPVLPTSPYGLHKYLGEQYMAYYRRIHGLNTTVLRYANVYGPRQDPSSEAGVVAIFSEAMLRGRRATIFGDGTQVRDFVYVGDVADANLRVLGRALQEPLHVGSGAGTSVNDLADRLRALTGSDAAPGYGAAIPGEVHRIFLDIGRIRETLGWEPRVSLEDGLRRTVEWFRARVPEGAPADRRTP, from the coding sequence GTGAAGATCCTCGTGACCGGCGGCGCCGGGTTCATCGGCTCGCACGTGGCCGAGACCTACCGCGCCGCCGGGCACGACGTTGCCGTGGTCGATATCGTGACCGGGCTCGATCGCACGCCCCCCGGCATCCGGTGTCACCGCGTAGACATCGCCCGCCCCGAGCTCGACGCGGTGTTCGCGGGCGAGCACCCCGACGCGGTCTCGCACCATGCCGCGCAGGCGAACGTCCGGCGGTCCCTCGCCGATCCGGCCGCCGACGCCGCGACGAACGTGCTGGGGACGCTGCGCGTGCTGGAGGCCTCGGTCCGGCACGGGGTCCGCCAGGTCGTCTTCTCCTCGACCGCCGGCGCGCTCTACGGCGACCCGCGCCGGCTGCCGGTCCGCGAAGACGATCCCGTGCTGCCGACGTCGCCCTATGGGCTGCACAAGTATCTCGGCGAGCAGTACATGGCGTACTATCGCCGGATCCACGGGCTCAACACGACGGTGCTGCGCTACGCCAACGTCTACGGACCGCGCCAGGACCCGTCGAGCGAAGCCGGAGTCGTGGCCATTTTCAGCGAGGCGATGCTCCGGGGCCGGCGGGCCACGATCTTCGGCGACGGGACCCAGGTGCGGGACTTCGTGTACGTGGGCGACGTCGCGGACGCCAACCTCCGGGTCCTCGGGCGCGCGCTCCAAGAGCCGCTCCACGTCGGCTCGGGGGCGGGCACGTCGGTGAACGACCTCGCGGATCGGCTCCGGGCGCTCACCGGATCGGACGCGGCACCCGGCTACGGGGCGGCGATTCCCGGCGAAGTCCACCGGATTTTCCTCGACATCGGTCGGATCCGCGAGACGCTCGGGTGGGAGCCGCGCGTCTCGCTGGAGGACGGGCTCCGGCGTACCGTTGAGTGGTTCCGGGCGCGGGTGCCGGAGGGGGCACCGGCGGACCGTCGAACACCGTAG
- a CDS encoding NAD(P)H-hydrate dehydratase encodes MKLPTPQEMAALDQRTQETGVPIAVLMEHAGARTADVARRLLEGRGGRRVVVLAGKGNNGGDGLVAARDLAGDTRVTALLAGPAAEFGGGPAAHLASLRQRHIPVVEAAGVTPSDIEAALRDCDLIVDALFGTGFHGPARGVPAALIDAANRSGTPILAVDVPSGIDAATGRADPPVIRAAATVTMGLPKLGLVQYPAAACAGRLFVADIGIPEAVIDAAPIRAELIRAAWVDRMVPRRGPDSHKGTHGHVFVVAGARGFAGAAVLTARGAIRGGAGLVTIAMPSSLGAVPTTSLPEAMTLPLPETGAGALGAAAEAVIRDAAAAAGGTHTVVAIGPGLTTHSEAAAVVRRLVPSLACPLVADADALNALAEDASPLRDARGPVVITPHPGELARLMGSSVGEIQRDRVAAARSAASSFGAVTVLKGARTVVAAPDGRAGIIPSGNGAMATGGMGDVLTGVVAALLAQHLPPWEAAACAAYLHGLAGDLAAPGELGLLAHEVADAVPRALAAVRAGSIDDGIGYVG; translated from the coding sequence ATGAAACTCCCGACGCCGCAGGAGATGGCGGCGCTCGATCAGCGCACGCAGGAGACCGGCGTGCCCATTGCCGTGCTGATGGAGCACGCGGGCGCCCGGACGGCCGACGTCGCGCGGCGGCTGCTGGAGGGCCGAGGCGGCCGTCGCGTCGTGGTGCTGGCCGGCAAGGGGAACAACGGCGGCGACGGGCTCGTCGCCGCCCGCGATCTCGCCGGGGACACCCGGGTGACCGCGCTCCTCGCCGGGCCCGCCGCCGAGTTCGGCGGCGGGCCCGCGGCACATCTGGCGTCTCTTCGGCAGCGTCACATCCCGGTCGTCGAGGCCGCGGGTGTGACGCCGTCCGACATCGAGGCCGCCCTTCGCGACTGCGATCTCATCGTGGACGCGCTCTTCGGCACGGGCTTTCACGGGCCGGCCCGCGGCGTGCCCGCGGCCCTGATCGACGCGGCGAACCGGTCCGGGACGCCGATCCTCGCGGTCGACGTGCCGTCGGGCATCGACGCCGCGACGGGCCGCGCCGATCCACCGGTGATCCGGGCGGCGGCGACCGTCACGATGGGACTCCCCAAACTCGGGCTCGTGCAGTACCCCGCCGCCGCGTGCGCCGGCCGGCTCTTCGTCGCGGACATCGGCATTCCCGAAGCGGTGATCGATGCGGCGCCGATCCGCGCCGAGCTCATCCGCGCGGCGTGGGTCGACCGGATGGTTCCGCGCCGCGGTCCGGACAGCCACAAGGGCACGCACGGCCACGTCTTTGTCGTGGCCGGCGCGCGAGGGTTCGCGGGGGCCGCGGTGCTGACCGCCCGGGGCGCGATCCGCGGCGGCGCCGGGCTCGTGACGATCGCGATGCCGTCGTCGCTCGGCGCCGTCCCGACCACGTCCCTGCCGGAGGCGATGACGCTGCCGCTGCCGGAGACGGGCGCGGGCGCGCTCGGGGCGGCCGCAGAGGCCGTGATCCGCGACGCGGCCGCGGCGGCGGGCGGCACGCACACCGTCGTCGCCATCGGCCCGGGCCTCACGACCCATTCCGAGGCGGCCGCAGTCGTGCGGCGTCTCGTGCCGTCGCTGGCCTGTCCCCTCGTCGCGGACGCGGACGCGCTTAACGCCCTGGCGGAGGACGCCTCCCCCCTGCGCGACGCGCGGGGCCCCGTCGTCATTACGCCGCATCCGGGAGAACTGGCCCGGCTGATGGGCTCGTCGGTCGGCGAGATCCAGCGCGATCGCGTCGCGGCGGCGCGGTCCGCGGCGTCGTCGTTTGGGGCGGTGACCGTGCTCAAGGGCGCCCGGACGGTCGTGGCGGCGCCGGACGGCCGCGCCGGCATTATTCCGAGTGGCAACGGCGCGATGGCGACAGGTGGAATGGGCGACGTGCTGACCGGTGTGGTGGCGGCGCTCCTCGCACAACATCTGCCGCCGTGGGAGGCCGCGGCGTGCGCGGCATACCTGCACGGTCTGGCCGGCGATCTCGCCGCGCCCGGGGAGTTGGGATTGCTGGCCCACGAGGTCGCCGACGCGGTTCCTCGGGCGCTCGCGGCGGTCCGCGCCGGGTCGATCGACGACGGCATCGGCTATGTCGGATAG